The Pelagicoccus enzymogenes region TGCGCAAGCAGTACTTCAAGACGGAGGCCGAAGCTCTCGAAGCTCAGCTCTCGATCGCAGATCTTCTGGCAGACCGCTACAGCGAAGAAGGCTCCTTCGTTGTCGAACACATCCTCTTCCGTCCCCAAGCTCCGAACTGGCCCTTGCTCCCAGCGCCTTGCGAAGCCATTCCCACTCGCCCCCATAGCTGGGATCCTTATTCCCATCAGGTGCACATCGTACTGCCGGGTTGGGGAGCAAGGCTATCCGAGCCCGACTTTCGCAACTTCGTTGAACAAACGATCCGCCGCGAGCTGCCCGCCCACCTAGTAGCCCGCGTTTGTTTCGTTGGTCGCCAAGAAATGGGCGCCTTCGAAAATGCCTACCGCGGCTGGCTAACAGCCCTTGCGAAAAACGAAAACCTTCCCGCACGCCTCGGACCTTTGCTCAAGAGCATCGACGCCCTTTTCACCATCTACCCGGAAGGCACCTTGCACGACTGCGTGGAGGACGGCGACGAAACCAATCCCGTCATCCTAAACCGCACCCACCTCGGATCCATCGATACCGAGCAATAGCTTCAGCGCCCGCCACTATTACGCTTCAACCTTAACGTATCACCACAATGCCTGTCGTACCGATCAATACAGCCTTCAAGCTCCAGGCGCCCGTGCCGGGCTTCACCTTCTTTGCCCAGGACCAAGTTCTCACCGCCGAGCAACTCAACCAGCTCATCCAGTACCTGGACTTCCAAGAGCGCCAAACGCGGGCCTGGCTCGTCGGAACCGGCATCGTCTGCGGCCTTGAACTACAAGTATCGGCAGATCGGATACTACTTTCCGCTGGTTGCGCCCTGACCACCGACGGTGATCTTCTCGCCCTTCCGGCGGACAAGGAGCTCGCGCTCGCCCGCCCCTTCAAGGACGAGAACGCTAAATATCCACCTCTCGCCAACGCCTCCGGCCTGCAAGAACTCATCAGCAAAAAGGAGCAGGAAACAAGCGATGGCTCCAAAGCCATCACCGCCAACCTCCTGAAGAACAAAGTCCTCGTCCTTTACCTGGAAAGCTACACCAAGGAGCCAGACTTCTGCACCACCGAAAACTGCGACAACAAGGGAAAGATCCAACACAATAAGCTACGCGTACTGCTCGCTCCGACAGCCGCCTTCTCTCCCCTCTCTGCTCCCCTCAGCCAAATCGCTTCGCAGCTTCCCGAGCTCGCTCCCATTCGCCCCAAGATCCAATCCGGAATCGTCAAGAAACTGGAGGGTAGCGACAGCCTGCAAAGCCGCTATACCAAGGCTATCGATGCTTCCGCCAGTGTGGTCGCGAAAGCCTTTTCTCTCATCGAAAAGCAGAAACAAGCCTTCGCTCCCGCCACTGGAGGAGACGATCTTAAATGGCTCAGCAAGCTACCCAAAGGCTTCAACCCCAATACCGAGATCCGTGGGCTGCAGAGCGTGTATTCATTCTACCGCGACTTCTGCCAAGCCTTCAACGAATGGAAGGAATCCCTCTTTCTAAACGAGAGCTACTGTGTCCCGCCTCTCGAGGCTCACCCCAAGCACGTGCTGCTCGGACTTCCTCGCGACACCTCTCCTTGCGACACCTCCGGAATGCGACATGGCTTCGTCCGCTCACACGCGAACCATGCCAATGCAAACGCCGGCCGCCGCACCCAGCTGCTCTGGGACCGGCTCCGTTCGCTCGCCCAGAATCTCGACTATGCTCGCACCTTCGGTTTGCCCGAGGTCCGCATTTGCACTTCGACCGCCTGCTCGAATTCGCTGGGCCAGCGCTCCATTCCAGCCTATTACAAAAATTTGGATACAATTCCTTGGAGAGTGGAAAACCTGCTTCGCTGCGACGCAAGCCCCGCTCCTTCCTACGACAACAACGACGAGAACTCGCTAGAGCAGGCCCTGCCTGAAAACGGATTCCTTCGCATCGAGGGTCACCTTGGAAAGTCAGTCGACTCCGTAACCACGCGTCTCGAGCAACTACGCGACCAGTACAACCTTCCCTTCCAGATCCTCAGTATCCAAATCGAGGACGACCCCGATTTCGTTCGTATTCCACCGATTCGCTTCTTCGACCTCGAAACTGCCTTCTTCGATCAACGCTCCCGCTTCAAGCTCCACCTCCGCGACCTCGATGGTTTCGCAGATCGCTTGCAAACAGAAATCGACGCCGGCCAAGATCGCGTTCCAACCGGAGACAAAAGCGTATCCAAAGTCGATCTGGTCAAAACGCGAGACGCCGCAGGTCAAGTCCGGGCCAAGTCCAAGTCAGCCCTGACGGAACTCCCCAGCTCGCTGCAACAGGCTACCTCAGACAAAGGGCTTCGCTTCATGGCCGACTACAGCGAGACGGTGCGCCAAGGCCACATCGTAAACCGCAACATCGGATCCATCTCGAGCAACGTACACTTCTCCCCCGTTGATCGTATCGTGCAGCCCGACTTTTCTGCCAATTGGAAGATACTCGTCGATCGCCTAAAAAAGCGGAAACGCAAGATCGCCCAGCTATCGACCTTCGAAAAATTCCTGCGCAAGAATCCCGGCCTCGAACACCTCGGCGGCGTTCCCATCGGTGGCACCTTTATTCTCGTGTATTCCAAATCCGAGGACACCAGCAAACAAATCGTCAAAGCCGACTTCTGCCTCCCCTACTACTCCTACTTCGACCTCGCCACCCTCGAAGAAGAGGATGCTCCCGTGGAACCAGAAATCAAGATCCCCGAGTTCGACCTCGATATCCTCCCCTGGAAAGACATCTACGATTGGAAGGTTTCTCCGGTCACCGAAATCGCAGTAGACAACATATTCACCGCAAAGACCGCGAATTTCACCCAGTATCTGGATACAACCATTACCGAACGCGTCACCTCCAGTTTCGATATCTTCAAGGACATCGCCAGCTTCACTCGCGCCACCACGCCCGGCAAGGGAGACCTCGATATCGACTTCGCCGATCCCGGTAGATTCGGCAATAAGGCTCCCGAGATCATCGAAATGGAAAGGGAGCTGACAGGATTACAGAACGAAATCGAACGTATCCGCAAGCAGAAGGATCTCGGCATCGCTCCCGCTAACGCCGACAAGCAAATCGTCGAGATCGAAAAGAAACAGGCCGACGCCGCTTCCCGCACCATGAAGCTCATTGCCGAAGAAGCGGAACTCGCTGCCTCCCAAGGCAGGAGCGTGAATACCAGTTACGTCAACCTCGGCAAGACCGCCACTAACATGGTCATGGACATGGAAACCACCGAAGGGCAAAAAATCGTCGCCGAGAGCGCTGACCAACTCGTCGCTTCTCACAGCAACAACAATCAAGTCAAGAAGCTCATCGGCAACATGGGCGCTGTCGCGAAAGTTCGCATATGAGCTCCCACACCGTTCATCAGCTTTTGCTCGACGTATCGCTGCCACCAGGGAGCGATACTCGAAGATTGGATGAACGCCTGCGCGATTTCGCCATGGGACCGCTCGCTCAACACCTGGAAAAGATTCTCGATTCTCGAGACCCTGAGACCTCTATCCGTATCGAGAAACTGGAAATCGATCTCGGAGCAATCCCCGTAGATGAATTCCTTAAAAACGGTGCGTCACGCATCGCTTCAGCTGTATCCAATCAGCTAGGACAAAAGAAAAGCGATATTCCCGCGCACGAAGGCGAGCGTTTCTCTTTTCCTCGCTTCCCAATTCAAACGGGAGAAGCGTTCGCAGATCAGCCGCAAGTGACGGCTCAGGACAGCCCACAACAATCAGCCAACAACGCCGAATCACGAGCCGACGCACTACTGTCCTTTCTGGAATCGGGTCACCTTCCTTGGTGGTTTCCGGCATCTCGCTGGCCAGAAGCTATACATCCCAGCAAATGGAGTTCTCCGGCGAAAAGCAAATTTCTCCAAGGCTTGCGGCAAGCCCTGCAAAACAGTCCTCACGCCGCAATCCGACTCGCTCGCGCTATCGCCCCTCAAGAACTAAAAACGCTTCTAACAGGAAACGCCGGGAACACCATTCCCAACCCCGAGAATCCAGAGCACGCGAATCGCCAACTGCTTCACAGCTACCTTTCGCAACTTCCCGCTCCGCAACAGCCACCTCAATCGGTACTGCAAACAATAACCCCCACCGTTCCCCCTGAGAATCCCGAAGCTACCACGAGGAAGGGCCAAACAAAACCCGTCGCGAACGAAGAGGCTCCCCCAGTTGCTACAAACGACTTGTCATGGAAAAACAATGACACCGGTCCCAGCGACACGTTCCAACAGGAAGTGCCTCTGAACCAAGATCTCCTTGGATTCGCCGAGAACAACGAAATCGCTCCCATTCGTCCGGATGGCCTATTCGTGAGCAACGCCGGGCTGGTCTTGCTCAATCCCTTCCTGAGCCGTCTTTTCCATTCGCTGGGCTATCTCAGCGAAAGCAAGACCTTCCTGCCCACCACCCGCTGGCGGGCCGCCCAACTGTTGCAATTTCTCGCCACTGGTCAAAGCGGGCTGCCCGAACACACCTTGGTCATGGAAAAAGCGCTTTGCGGAATTACCACCGACGAGGTTGCGGAGTTTCCCGAGCTGAGCTCCGAAGAGACCGCGGCGGCTGAAACGATGCTGCAGGCCGCCATCGATCACTGGAAAGCCTTGGGAAAAACCTCGCTCGAAGGACTTCGCCAGAGCTTCCTCCAGCGCGAAGGACTTCTCTACCTCGACTCCCAACCGGTACGCCTCCAAGTCGAGAAGCAAGCCTACGACATGCTGCTCGACCGCCTCCCCTGGCAGTTCAGGTACATCCACTTCCCCTGGTTGAAACAACCCCTGCTCGTGCAATGGCGAAGCTGATCATGAACCACAGCAGCCCACCCCGTAGCGCGGAGCTTCAGCCCGCGGCCACACTGCAGGATCAATCTTCCGAGGACGCGGGCTAAAGCTCCGCGCTACGAATTTCCCCCTGAAAACCCACGCTCCAGCCAAAATCACCGCTCCCACTGCCGCTCAACGGACAGCAGCCTCCCCTTCCGTACCCTTTTTTCAGCCCGCTTCCCCCAAACAGTCAGCCGACTCCGCAAACACGGCCACGCCAGTCCAAGCCAAACTCGAGGTCAGCCAAGCAGACGACCCCCACGAGAGAGAAGCGGAAGCCACCGCTGAAAAAGTGGTCGCCCAACAGGAGCAAACCTTCTTTCGCCCCTCCGCCCCACCGCCCTCGACCCCTGCATCCACGAGCAGCTCTCCCAGTGCAGCCCAGCGTAGGCCAGCCGGCAATCGAGCGCAAACCAGCCCCCGGCTCAGCAAGAGGCTGAACCGAGCCTCGCACAAGCTGTTCCCCAGCGAACCTTCGCTCTCCCGATCGTCCCTTCCCCTAAGCTCCGCAAAACGAGCCCATCCCATCTTCCGAGCTTCCAATCCACGCAGCCGACCCGATAGCGCCCGCGGCCCGCCGGCTCCCGGAAATCGATTTGAAACTCAACTCCGCGCCAGCAAAAACAGCGGAACCCCTTTACCGGAGCCGGTACGCTCTCCGATGGAATCGTCCTTTGGAGCTGACTTCTCCAAGGTCCGTGTGCACACCGACAAGCAGGCCGACGCTCTTAGCCGCTCCATCAACGCCAAAGCGTTCGTCCATGGGCAAGACGTCTACTTCGCAGCCTCCCGCTACCAGCCGGAAACTCGCGAAGGCCGACATTTGCTTGCCCATGAACTGACGCATGTCGTGCAGCAAGGCCAAGCCCCCGCGCGCAGCGTTTCGCCATCTCCTGCACCCCATACCGTTCCTCCGCGTATCCAGCGCATCCCTACCTCCATGGACGAGGTCAGGGAAGAAATAAACGACATCGCCGAAGCCATCCCCGGCTACTCCCTCGGCACCGTGCTCATCGGTTACAATCCCATCCTCGGCCGCGACGTCGAGTGGAGCGCCCGCAACTTCTTCCGTGGAGCTGCCGGTCTCCTACCAGGTGGAACCAAGCTCTTTGATCGCCTGAACGAAGGCGGGGCCCTCGACGCTGCCTTTGCCTGGATCGAGTCCCAGATCACTCAATACGATCTCACGTGGAGTCGCGTGAAAAAGCTTTGGAGCCTCGCCTGGGATCGCATGGGGATCACCGAAGGCATCAGCGGCAATGTTCGCATCTTCAAAAACACCTTCTCCGGATTCTTCTCCGATATCGGCAGCTTCATCAAAGCGGTCGCAGCTAAACTGATCGAGGTACTCCGGGCCCTCGCCGTTACAGCCGTCAAAGCCTTGTTCGGAGAAAACAGTCCCGCCTACGACATGATCGTGATGGTTCTCGGCAGCGATCCGCTCACCGGAGAGGCTGTCGAATGGTCCACCGTCACCTTCCTGCGCAACGCCCTGCTCTTCTTCGGCTTCGAAAACCATCTCGCGAAGATGGAGGAAACCGGCAAACTGCAGGAAGCGGCCGATTGGCTCGATACCCAGTTCCAGATTCTCTATTCCGCCGTCAGCGGTCTCGCCAGCGGCGTATCCGAAATTTGGAACTCGCTCGGCTTGGACACCTTAGCTGATCCCGCCGGGCTCCTGAGCAAAACGGTATCCATCGTTACCACTTTCGTCGGCAAGCTGCTCACCTTTCTCGGCAACGTCGCCATCAAAGTTCTCGAGCTTATAAAGGCTGCCTTGATCGCTCTGCTCAAACCGCACTTGGATTCAATTCCTGGATACCCGCTCCTGCGCGTTTCCCTAGGCCGCGACCCCATCACCGGTGAGGTCGTCGAACGCACCGCTGGAAATTTCATCCGCGGATTCCTCAGTTTCGTTCCGGGTGGCGTAAAGACCTACGACAACCTACAACGCAGCGGAGCCCTGCAAAAGGCCTTCCAATGGTTGCTCGCCACGGTGCAGGAACTCGGACTCTCGCCCACCGCCATCGCCGAACGCTTTACCACGCTTTGGAACAGCTTCTCCATCGACGATCTGATGAATCCGCTGCCCGCCTTCGAACGCGTCGGCAACGCCTTGCTCTCATTCGTCAAATCCGTCCTCACCCTCGTTGCACGCGTCGGTTTAAAGATCCTCGAGTTCATCTTCGTGGGCGTGATGGGGGAAGCGGGAGCCCGCGTTGTCGCTGCCTTGAAGCAGGGCAAGGCCACCTTCACCACCATCATCAAAGATCCGGTCGCATTCCTCAGCAACCTGCTCAAGGCCCTCGGCAAAGGCTTCGCCCAATTTGGCAAAAACATTTGGACGCACCTCAAAACAGGTCTGGTCGGTTGGCTCTTCGGTGCCCTCGCCGGAGCTGGCTTGCAGCTACCGGAAAAATTCGACCTCAAAGGGATCTTCTCTCTGGTAACGCAAATCCTCGGCCTCACCTACCAAATGATCCGCGTCAAGCTGGTCAAACGACTGGGCGAGAAGACAGTTGGCCGCCTCGAAAAGGCCTTCGACTTCCTCAAGCTTTTCCTCAAGGAAGGCTTCGCCGGCATCTGGCAGAAGTTCCTCGAATGGATGGGCAACCTCAAGGAAACCGTCATGGGCGCCATCCGCGACTGGATCGTCACCAAGATCGTCACCATCGCCATCTCCAAGCTGGCCACGCTCTCGAATCCAGTGGGCGCCGTCATCGAAGCCATCATGGCCATCTACAACGTGGTCATGTTCTTCATCGAACGCATGCAGCAGATCCTCGCCGTAGTGGAGAGCGTGATACAGTCCATTTCCAATATCGCAAACGGCAAGCTGCAGGACGCCGCCAACTACGTCGAGCAAACCATGGCTCGCACGCTCCCGGTTATCATTTCCTTCCTCGCCCGCCTCATCGGTCTCGGCGGCATCGCCGCCAAGATCAAGAAAGTCATCGGACAGATACAAAAGAAAGTCAGTAAAGCCGTCGACAAGCTGCTGAACTGGATCGTGAAGAAAGGCAAAGCCCTGCTGAAAAAATCTCAGAAAAAGGGTAAGGTAGATGCCGATAGCCTGACGCCAGAGGAGAAAAAGAAACAAGCCCGCCAGGAAGTCGAAAAGTGGCTCGACCACGGAAAACACAACGGAAAGGCGATCCAAGGAAAGCTCAAGGAGGTGAA contains the following coding sequences:
- a CDS encoding M35 family metallo-endopeptidase, producing the protein MVAQQEQTFFRPSAPPPSTPASTSSSPSAAQRRPAGNRAQTSPRLSKRLNRASHKLFPSEPSLSRSSLPLSSAKRAHPIFRASNPRSRPDSARGPPAPGNRFETQLRASKNSGTPLPEPVRSPMESSFGADFSKVRVHTDKQADALSRSINAKAFVHGQDVYFAASRYQPETREGRHLLAHELTHVVQQGQAPARSVSPSPAPHTVPPRIQRIPTSMDEVREEINDIAEAIPGYSLGTVLIGYNPILGRDVEWSARNFFRGAAGLLPGGTKLFDRLNEGGALDAAFAWIESQITQYDLTWSRVKKLWSLAWDRMGITEGISGNVRIFKNTFSGFFSDIGSFIKAVAAKLIEVLRALAVTAVKALFGENSPAYDMIVMVLGSDPLTGEAVEWSTVTFLRNALLFFGFENHLAKMEETGKLQEAADWLDTQFQILYSAVSGLASGVSEIWNSLGLDTLADPAGLLSKTVSIVTTFVGKLLTFLGNVAIKVLELIKAALIALLKPHLDSIPGYPLLRVSLGRDPITGEVVERTAGNFIRGFLSFVPGGVKTYDNLQRSGALQKAFQWLLATVQELGLSPTAIAERFTTLWNSFSIDDLMNPLPAFERVGNALLSFVKSVLTLVARVGLKILEFIFVGVMGEAGARVVAALKQGKATFTTIIKDPVAFLSNLLKALGKGFAQFGKNIWTHLKTGLVGWLFGALAGAGLQLPEKFDLKGIFSLVTQILGLTYQMIRVKLVKRLGEKTVGRLEKAFDFLKLFLKEGFAGIWQKFLEWMGNLKETVMGAIRDWIVTKIVTIAISKLATLSNPVGAVIEAIMAIYNVVMFFIERMQQILAVVESVIQSISNIANGKLQDAANYVEQTMARTLPVIISFLARLIGLGGIAAKIKKVIGQIQKKVSKAVDKLLNWIVKKGKALLKKSQKKGKVDADSLTPEEKKKQARQEVEKWLDHGKHNGKAIQGKLKEVKDKFKLKSATIEFSGGRPRISYVASPAEYTYFDVVIAEQDNSSKAPPATGTRKFTKIVNMSGVPTPYGILQQTYGAKVNRDKFGYTAATLDRPKAVTAEKAEATDSNHRGSNTVQTGAGHVGLDEQKIMIGTPKTIYRGGHLISYAFMGENSNVGYNLAPQVNRFNAPTYFNLIEAPAMKAAQKVEMSVNLGYERSSYTVDQQTLKDHGLISAIDLSKPWTVSIPQRIPSTWNATLTSKTDANLPEGGATKTTDTATQGRVVDSEGRVYSDKKKKVVQNADAFAKMAVVDGDRPDDKVQKWRSFKFLIAEGGKVEDDGEIKTGGGKTVSINAQQVSYAPPPVKPRPATQTTKVPDTTSKHKSQPKGTETSKTETQSSLTTMKTRSHLPRSLRRVQRYRNENAFFGSEGPSPEPFFSPSSSSEKRQEKGESAFPKSNEEEEPQAKFKEEEEEAVQAKSEEEESQQPKAEEEEVAQPKCDCGCDSKGPQEEESKRGFPTSKGGDAPSAAASKQNTKDCDETKTKLINSARSSAKSLAAKAVGASTFVKTFGGIDLGSGPSAAEQHYARWFGEHTPRRAAFVANSFTRIAKALNGKIHFDCGCKKDYYAYVYSGGRRKIYLCNKFWSKAGASGFDSKPGVIIHELAHEVRSSIGDKGYGTATAESLAKKSPGKAIKNADNYEYYAESL
- a CDS encoding contractile injection system tape measure protein, coding for MSSHTVHQLLLDVSLPPGSDTRRLDERLRDFAMGPLAQHLEKILDSRDPETSIRIEKLEIDLGAIPVDEFLKNGASRIASAVSNQLGQKKSDIPAHEGERFSFPRFPIQTGEAFADQPQVTAQDSPQQSANNAESRADALLSFLESGHLPWWFPASRWPEAIHPSKWSSPAKSKFLQGLRQALQNSPHAAIRLARAIAPQELKTLLTGNAGNTIPNPENPEHANRQLLHSYLSQLPAPQQPPQSVLQTITPTVPPENPEATTRKGQTKPVANEEAPPVATNDLSWKNNDTGPSDTFQQEVPLNQDLLGFAENNEIAPIRPDGLFVSNAGLVLLNPFLSRLFHSLGYLSESKTFLPTTRWRAAQLLQFLATGQSGLPEHTLVMEKALCGITTDEVAEFPELSSEETAAAETMLQAAIDHWKALGKTSLEGLRQSFLQREGLLYLDSQPVRLQVEKQAYDMLLDRLPWQFRYIHFPWLKQPLLVQWRS